Proteins encoded together in one Chryseobacterium taklimakanense window:
- a CDS encoding PA0069 family radical SAM protein — translation MERSNHIKGQGAQRNVINRFDKYTYEPEDEDFETVKTTFTEVFPKSIVNPVKSPDLSMEYSLNPYQGCEHGCSYCFARPTHEYWGFSAGIDFERKIMVKKNAPELLEKFFKKRGYTPKTIVMSGNTDPYQPVERKLEITRKLLQVFLDYRHPVSFITKNALILRDLDLLIQLAEKNLVSVNLSIPTINEDLRKVMEPRTSSVKNKLKALEILSQNGIPVNVMAAPVIPGLNSEEGLNIYKTVSELGAKSAHHALIRLNDTVEPVFVQWVNAHFPERSQKVLNLIRSMRAGNLGEKRYFERYKGEGNIAEMIHQTFALARRKYFHGKHIAPLATEHFTGSKEQQLRLF, via the coding sequence ATGGAACGAAGCAATCACATCAAAGGACAGGGTGCGCAGCGAAACGTCATAAACCGTTTCGACAAATACACTTATGAGCCTGAAGATGAAGATTTTGAAACCGTGAAAACGACCTTCACTGAAGTGTTTCCAAAGTCCATAGTGAATCCTGTAAAAAGCCCGGATTTATCTATGGAATATTCTTTAAATCCATATCAGGGTTGCGAACACGGCTGCTCTTATTGCTTTGCAAGGCCAACGCACGAGTATTGGGGATTTTCTGCCGGAATTGATTTTGAAAGGAAAATTATGGTGAAGAAAAACGCTCCCGAGCTTTTAGAAAAATTCTTTAAGAAAAGAGGTTACACACCGAAAACCATTGTGATGTCGGGAAATACTGACCCTTATCAGCCTGTTGAAAGAAAACTTGAAATCACCCGAAAACTGCTTCAGGTATTTTTAGATTACCGTCACCCTGTCTCATTCATCACCAAAAACGCACTGATTTTAAGAGATTTGGACTTGCTGATACAGTTAGCCGAAAAAAATCTGGTTTCGGTGAATTTGAGCATTCCGACGATTAATGAAGATTTAAGAAAAGTGATGGAGCCACGAACTTCCTCAGTTAAAAATAAACTGAAAGCGCTCGAAATCTTATCGCAAAACGGAATTCCGGTGAATGTTATGGCAGCGCCGGTAATCCCCGGACTCAATTCGGAGGAAGGGTTGAATATTTATAAAACCGTTTCCGAGCTGGGTGCCAAAAGTGCCCATCACGCTCTTATCCGGCTTAATGATACTGTAGAGCCGGTTTTTGTGCAATGGGTAAATGCGCATTTCCCGGAGCGTTCGCAAAAAGTTTTAAATCTGATTCGTTCGATGCGTGCCGGAAATCTCGGCGAAAAAAGATATTTTGAACGTTATAAAGGCGAAGGAAACATTGCAGAAATGATTCACCAGACTTTTGCACTCGCACGCAGGAAATACTTTCACGGAAAACACATTGCCCCACTTGCAACTGAACATTTTACAGGCTCAAAGGAGCAGCAGCTCAGATTGTTTTAA
- a CDS encoding ATP-dependent Clp protease ATP-binding subunit, whose protein sequence is MDYKFSDGLDKVFKQSKNEARRLKSEFLNTEHLLLGIIKTDNSAREILQNLNADLTQIRRKIETMNVSGINPLAEEVSNISFTKMADQAVKRAELECRQYRSGEINTVHLLLGILYKFEDPTSSILGAYDVDYERVSREYQTMLKNSGEGPKMSAYDDDDEREEYGQMRRPTGNIGTGKSKTPTLDNFGRDLTALAKDGKLDPVIGREKEIERVSQILSRRKKNNPLLIGEPGVGKSAIAEGLALRIHQKKVSRVLYGKRVITLDLASLVAGTKYRGQFEERMKAIMTELEKNRDVILFIDELHTIVGAGSSTGSLDASNMFKPALARGEIQCIGATTLDEYRQYIEKDGALERRFQKVMVEPTSIEETIQILNQIKDKYEDHHNVTYTDEAIAACVNLTSRYITDRFLPDKAIDAMDEAGSRVYIKNMKVPTEIIKNEKKIEEIKEQKQQAVKAQDYLEARKLKDEEERLVMELSAAQEKWDKDVKEKKETVTEENVAEVVSMMSGVPVTKVGKNELDKLAQMDDKLNGKVIGQEDAVKKVVKAIQRNRAGLKDPNRPIGTFIFLGTTGVGKTELAKVMARELFDSDEALIRIDMSEYMEKFAVSRLVGAPPGYVGYEEGGQLTEAVRRKPYAVVLLDEIEKAHPDVFNILLQILDEGHVTDSLGRKIDFRNTIIILTSNIGTRDLKDFGDGVGFGTSAKKSTSDARARATIENALKKAFAPEFLNRIDDIIIFNSLQQEDIRKIIDLELSKLYGRLEKLGYKVELTDEAKDFIAEKGWDKDFGARPLKRAVQKYIEDLLAELLVNKQISENETVVLRLNDSKDALEKEASVTEKA, encoded by the coding sequence ATGGATTATAAGTTTTCAGACGGTTTGGACAAAGTGTTCAAACAAAGCAAAAACGAGGCACGAAGACTGAAAAGTGAGTTCCTGAACACAGAGCACCTGCTGCTGGGCATCATCAAAACTGATAACTCTGCACGGGAAATCCTTCAGAACCTGAATGCCGACCTTACACAAATCAGAAGAAAAATTGAAACGATGAACGTTTCCGGCATCAACCCTTTGGCGGAAGAGGTTTCAAACATTTCTTTTACAAAAATGGCAGATCAGGCAGTAAAACGTGCTGAGCTGGAATGCAGGCAATACCGCAGCGGTGAAATTAATACAGTTCATCTTCTTCTTGGAATTCTTTACAAGTTCGAAGATCCTACTTCCAGTATTTTAGGAGCTTATGACGTAGATTATGAAAGAGTTTCCAGAGAATATCAGACCATGCTTAAAAATTCCGGCGAAGGACCGAAAATGAGTGCTTACGACGATGATGATGAGCGTGAAGAATACGGACAGATGCGCAGACCCACCGGTAATATCGGAACAGGGAAGAGCAAAACGCCTACGCTGGATAATTTCGGTAGGGATTTAACCGCTTTGGCTAAAGACGGCAAGCTTGATCCGGTAATCGGCCGTGAGAAGGAAATTGAACGCGTTTCGCAGATTCTCTCCAGAAGAAAGAAAAACAATCCACTTTTAATTGGTGAGCCGGGCGTTGGTAAATCTGCCATCGCAGAAGGTTTGGCGCTTAGAATTCATCAGAAAAAAGTTTCGAGGGTTCTTTACGGAAAACGTGTGATTACTTTGGATTTGGCAAGTTTGGTTGCCGGCACAAAGTACCGCGGGCAGTTTGAGGAACGTATGAAAGCCATCATGACCGAACTCGAAAAAAACCGTGATGTCATTCTTTTCATTGATGAATTGCATACGATTGTTGGAGCGGGAAGTTCTACCGGAAGTTTAGACGCATCAAATATGTTCAAACCTGCGCTGGCAAGAGGCGAAATTCAGTGCATCGGTGCTACAACACTTGATGAATACAGGCAGTACATCGAGAAAGACGGTGCTTTGGAGAGACGTTTCCAGAAAGTTATGGTAGAGCCAACTTCCATTGAGGAAACCATTCAGATTTTAAATCAGATTAAAGATAAATACGAAGATCACCACAACGTAACCTACACTGATGAGGCGATTGCAGCGTGTGTGAATCTTACTTCGAGATATATTACCGACCGTTTCCTTCCGGACAAAGCTATTGATGCGATGGACGAAGCTGGTTCTCGTGTTTACATCAAAAACATGAAAGTGCCTACAGAGATCATTAAAAATGAAAAGAAAATAGAAGAGATCAAGGAACAGAAACAGCAGGCCGTAAAAGCCCAGGATTATCTTGAAGCCAGAAAACTGAAAGATGAGGAGGAGCGTCTGGTAATGGAACTTTCTGCAGCTCAGGAAAAATGGGACAAAGATGTAAAGGAGAAAAAAGAAACCGTAACCGAGGAAAATGTGGCCGAAGTGGTTTCTATGATGAGCGGTGTACCGGTAACTAAAGTCGGTAAAAATGAGTTGGATAAACTCGCCCAGATGGATGATAAATTAAACGGAAAAGTAATCGGACAGGAAGATGCGGTGAAAAAAGTCGTGAAAGCGATACAAAGAAACCGTGCCGGACTGAAAGATCCGAACCGCCCGATCGGAACATTTATTTTCCTTGGTACAACCGGTGTGGGTAAAACCGAATTGGCGAAAGTAATGGCTCGCGAACTTTTCGATTCAGATGAGGCATTAATCCGTATTGATATGAGTGAATATATGGAAAAATTTGCCGTATCAAGATTGGTTGGTGCGCCTCCGGGATATGTGGGCTACGAAGAAGGCGGACAACTGACCGAAGCGGTAAGAAGAAAACCTTACGCCGTTGTGTTATTAGATGAGATTGAAAAAGCCCATCCGGATGTTTTCAATATTCTTCTCCAAATTTTGGATGAAGGCCATGTGACCGATTCTTTGGGAAGAAAAATCGATTTCAGAAACACGATTATCATCCTTACTTCAAACATCGGGACCAGAGATTTGAAAGATTTTGGTGACGGAGTCGGTTTCGGCACAAGTGCTAAAAAATCAACGTCTGACGCGAGAGCGAGAGCGACAATCGAAAATGCCTTGAAAAAAGCCTTTGCTCCTGAATTCCTCAACAGGATTGATGACATCATTATTTTCAATTCGCTTCAACAGGAAGACATCAGAAAAATCATTGATCTTGAGCTTTCCAAACTTTATGGCAGGCTTGAAAAACTTGGCTACAAAGTTGAACTTACCGATGAAGCCAAAGATTTTATCGCGGAGAAAGGCTGGGACAAAGATTTCGGAGCAAGGCCGCTGAAACGTGCCGTACAGAAATACATCGAAGATTTATTGGCAGAACTTTTAGTCAATAAGCAGATTTCTGAAAATGAAACAGTAGTACTGAGGCTGAACGACTCGAAAGATGCGCTGGAAAAAGAAGCTTCAGTAACTGAAAAAGCTTAA
- a CDS encoding uroporphyrinogen decarboxylase, producing MTPEIASYIGYAASFFIILSFMLKDLRKVRLVNLLGCICFVIYGIFIGMLWPVIIPNAILCIIQVFHLLKK from the coding sequence ATGACACCAGAAATTGCCAGCTATATCGGTTATGCAGCCTCTTTTTTTATCATATTGAGCTTTATGCTGAAAGATTTAAGAAAAGTGAGGCTTGTTAATCTTCTGGGCTGTATATGTTTTGTAATTTATGGCATTTTTATTGGCATGCTGTGGCCGGTAATCATTCCGAACGCAATTCTGTGTATTATACAGGTTTTTCATCTTTTGAAAAAATGA
- a CDS encoding glycosyltransferase, whose translation MKVIVCVFNNLYTDQRVEKVCRSLLENGYQIELIGSSWGGLPEMNRPYTFHRINLNARNLKLAYPEFNLKLYRELLKRADKNTVLLANDLDTLAASYLVSKKLNVPLVYDSHEIFTEMPAVNGRFTQKIWRKLERNLVPKINYMITASDSYATWFENKYHIKKPVVVQNFPVKISHSDDTSTENYPKIILYQGVINPSRGLDKVIPAMKTIGNAQLWIVGDGPKRKEYEALTKSNKLEQKIKFFGKLPPSELRKLTVKADVGLSIEENNGESYYYSLPNKISDYIQAGIPIVVSNFPEMKRIIEQFEVGECITNHSEQELSSKITRVLTKGKKFYSEGLVSAAAQLCWENEEPKLIELFKKVQTENFQ comes from the coding sequence GTGAAAGTTATAGTCTGCGTATTCAATAATCTTTATACCGACCAACGTGTAGAAAAAGTCTGCAGATCGCTGCTCGAAAACGGTTATCAAATCGAACTTATCGGCAGTTCATGGGGCGGACTTCCCGAGATGAACCGCCCGTATACTTTTCACCGAATAAATTTAAACGCCAGAAATCTAAAGCTGGCCTATCCTGAATTTAACCTTAAATTATATCGTGAACTTTTAAAAAGGGCTGATAAAAATACAGTTCTGCTTGCAAATGATTTGGATACGCTTGCTGCGAGCTATTTAGTTTCAAAAAAATTAAATGTTCCCCTGGTTTATGACAGCCATGAAATTTTTACAGAGATGCCGGCCGTTAACGGAAGGTTTACCCAGAAAATATGGCGAAAACTGGAAAGAAATCTGGTTCCAAAAATTAATTATATGATAACGGCAAGCGACAGCTATGCCACCTGGTTTGAAAATAAGTATCATATAAAAAAGCCGGTTGTGGTTCAGAATTTTCCGGTTAAGATTTCGCATTCCGATGATACTTCAACTGAAAATTACCCAAAAATCATCCTTTATCAGGGTGTCATTAATCCTTCAAGAGGTCTGGACAAGGTTATTCCGGCAATGAAAACGATCGGGAACGCTCAGCTATGGATTGTGGGAGACGGCCCCAAGCGAAAAGAATATGAAGCATTAACCAAATCTAATAAACTTGAACAGAAAATAAAGTTTTTCGGTAAATTGCCACCGTCTGAATTAAGAAAACTCACTGTAAAAGCTGATGTGGGCTTAAGCATCGAAGAAAATAACGGCGAAAGCTACTACTATTCTTTACCAAATAAAATATCAGATTATATACAGGCGGGGATCCCGATTGTGGTTTCAAATTTCCCTGAAATGAAAAGAATTATTGAACAATTTGAGGTTGGGGAATGTATAACGAACCACTCTGAACAGGAACTTTCAAGCAAAATCACCAGGGTTCTTACAAAAGGAAAAAAGTTTTACTCGGAAGGGCTTGTATCAGCTGCTGCCCAGCTTTGCTGGGAAAACGAAGAGCCGAAACTGATTGAATTGTTTAAAAAAGTGCAAACAGAAAACTTTCAGTAA
- a CDS encoding SufE family protein produces the protein MTIKEKQQEIVKDFEFLDDWEQKYEYIIDLGKELKALPEDKKTDENLIKGCQSKVWIDAEFKDGKLYFNADSDGILPKGIVSLLVSIYSGHPTKEILDSDFDFISQIGLQEFLSPSRANGLMAMTKQIKFYAVAYQLKS, from the coding sequence ATGACCATCAAGGAAAAACAGCAGGAAATTGTAAAAGATTTTGAGTTTCTGGACGACTGGGAACAGAAATACGAATATATCATTGATCTCGGCAAAGAACTAAAAGCCTTGCCGGAAGATAAAAAGACCGATGAAAACCTCATCAAAGGCTGCCAAAGCAAAGTCTGGATCGACGCTGAATTCAAAGACGGAAAACTTTATTTCAATGCAGACAGTGACGGTATTTTGCCCAAAGGCATCGTTTCGCTTCTGGTTTCCATCTACAGCGGGCATCCTACGAAAGAAATTCTGGATTCTGATTTCGATTTCATCTCACAAATCGGCTTGCAGGAATTCCTTTCACCATCGCGCGCCAACGGACTGATGGCGATGACCAAGCAGATTAAGTTTTACGCAGTAGCCTACCAGTTGAAATCTTGA
- a CDS encoding glycosyltransferase family 9 protein encodes MTRILAYRFSAFGDVAMTAPVFREFLEQNPDVELVFVSRKNFSAIFDDISNLKFKGVDLDDYKGFLGLRRLARELIKEFQPDYIADLHDVIRTKILKKIFQAKGYKISFINKGKEEKEELTDVWNLNKKKLKSNIERYADVFRNLGYSVNLSHHYRSKSSVKEGIGVAPFAQHKGKMLPLEKSFELAKILSKTHKIYFFGGGKEETEILNTWAQKLPNTESLAGKLSLKEELQKIAELEVMISMDSANMHLASLVGTRCISIWGSTHHFAGFLGYGQSDDDIVEVKDLTCRPCSVFGDKECYRGDYACLEEIDIQKIVEKV; translated from the coding sequence TTGACACGGATTCTTGCATACCGGTTCTCTGCCTTTGGTGATGTAGCGATGACGGCGCCTGTTTTCCGGGAGTTCCTGGAGCAGAACCCCGATGTGGAACTTGTCTTTGTTTCCCGGAAAAATTTCTCCGCCATTTTTGATGATATCTCCAACCTGAAGTTTAAAGGTGTTGATTTGGATGATTACAAAGGTTTTCTTGGCTTAAGGCGCCTTGCAAGAGAATTGATAAAAGAATTTCAGCCCGATTATATTGCAGACTTGCACGATGTTATCCGCACCAAAATTCTTAAGAAAATTTTTCAAGCAAAAGGGTACAAAATTTCTTTTATAAACAAAGGAAAAGAAGAAAAAGAGGAGCTGACTGATGTTTGGAACCTTAACAAGAAAAAGCTCAAAAGTAATATAGAGCGTTACGCAGATGTCTTCCGGAATTTGGGTTACAGTGTAAACTTATCACATCATTACAGAAGTAAAAGTTCTGTAAAAGAGGGAATTGGCGTAGCACCTTTCGCACAGCATAAAGGCAAAATGTTGCCTCTGGAAAAATCTTTTGAACTCGCTAAAATCCTTTCAAAAACTCATAAAATTTACTTTTTTGGTGGCGGAAAGGAAGAAACTGAAATTTTAAACACCTGGGCACAGAAGCTCCCAAATACCGAAAGTCTTGCGGGCAAGCTCTCATTGAAAGAAGAACTCCAAAAAATCGCTGAACTTGAGGTGATGATATCAATGGATTCAGCCAATATGCATTTGGCGAGTTTGGTAGGCACGCGCTGTATTTCAATCTGGGGCTCCACGCACCATTTTGCCGGATTTTTAGGTTACGGACAAAGTGATGATGATATTGTTGAAGTTAAGGACCTGACTTGCCGCCCATGCTCTGTTTTTGGTGATAAAGAATGCTACCGCGGTGATTACGCCTGTCTGGAAGAAATTGACATTCAAAAAATCGTTGAAAAAGTTTGA
- a CDS encoding glycosyltransferase family 2 protein: MKLSVCIPVYNFDVRELVRDLQKEITKYQINAEILLIDDASDQHYVLINKGIENEVENFVFLEKNVGRSQIRNLFLYYASGDYLLFLDCDGKITNPHFLKNYLSYIEKNNVKAVYGGRKVSELQPDSNHLLRWRYANERENLPLNKRLIRPYLSFQTNNFVVKKSVLEKVNFNPEFQKYGYEDLLFAMDLNHAGIPVRHIDNPILNNDVESNEIYLKKVEESIESLHKMLVNTKTAPKIKDVKLVKAYHYLHIRGGARIFRRFFAVRKAAIRNKLLEAECSLKYLDFYKLGLLTEKSK; this comes from the coding sequence TTGAAACTTTCAGTCTGCATACCGGTCTATAACTTTGATGTACGGGAATTGGTCCGCGACCTGCAAAAAGAAATTACAAAGTATCAAATTAATGCGGAAATCCTCCTGATTGATGATGCCTCTGACCAACATTATGTCCTAATTAATAAAGGAATAGAAAATGAAGTTGAGAACTTTGTTTTTCTTGAAAAAAATGTCGGCCGGTCACAGATCCGGAATTTATTCCTTTATTATGCCAGTGGCGACTACCTTCTGTTTCTGGACTGCGACGGCAAAATTACAAATCCTCATTTCCTTAAAAATTACTTAAGCTACATCGAAAAAAATAATGTTAAAGCGGTTTATGGAGGCAGAAAAGTTTCAGAACTTCAACCTGACAGTAACCATCTGCTGCGATGGCGATATGCAAATGAGCGGGAAAATCTTCCTTTGAACAAACGCTTGATTCGGCCATATCTCTCCTTCCAAACGAATAATTTTGTCGTTAAAAAATCAGTGCTGGAAAAAGTCAACTTCAATCCTGAATTTCAGAAGTACGGCTATGAAGACCTTCTTTTTGCAATGGATCTGAACCATGCCGGAATCCCGGTACGCCACATCGACAATCCCATCTTAAATAACGATGTGGAATCTAATGAAATTTACCTGAAAAAGGTTGAAGAATCTATTGAAAGCCTGCACAAAATGCTGGTCAATACTAAAACGGCCCCGAAAATAAAAGATGTCAAGTTAGTCAAAGCCTATCATTATCTGCATATAAGAGGTGGCGCAAGAATATTCAGGAGGTTTTTCGCCGTAAGAAAGGCAGCGATCAGAAATAAACTTCTCGAGGCTGAGTGCAGTCTAAAATATCTCGACTTCTACAAACTGGGGCTTTTAACAGAAAAATCAAAATAA
- a CDS encoding bifunctional folylpolyglutamate synthase/dihydrofolate synthase, with translation MTKNDYQNELEWLYKQAPNYQIDGKRAYKPGLQNIIKLCEFFGNPQDKIKTVHIGGTNGKGSTSNMLASVLQEAGYKVGLYNSPHLIEFTERIKVNGQNAEPDFVYDFIQKLRDLPADIRPSFFEFTTVMAFEYFHRLNVDVAIIEVGLGGRLDATNIIKPMVSAITNVAQDHQNILGDTVEEIAIQKAGIVKPNIPIISGDENEATKNIIHDKAVENNAPFIDATEIKTDLVTDLKGVYQKKNIRVVLALISELQKSGFNISEEQVQKGLSNVHKNTNFLGRWFEFSQDPLTICDTGHNKAGLEQVFSQLNSVDKFKHIILGFVKDKKIDEVLEMLPGNATYYFVKPEIKRGRHPNDYEHQLKKSGISYKIFDDVQSGYLSAKQDVKNGEMIFIGGSNFVVGDFLEKNLQK, from the coding sequence ATGACAAAAAACGACTATCAAAACGAGCTGGAATGGCTGTACAAGCAGGCTCCCAACTATCAAATCGACGGAAAACGGGCATATAAACCCGGACTTCAGAATATCATCAAACTTTGTGAATTCTTCGGGAATCCTCAGGATAAAATCAAGACCGTACACATTGGCGGCACCAACGGCAAAGGATCTACCAGCAACATGCTGGCGTCTGTTTTGCAGGAGGCTGGCTACAAGGTTGGACTTTACAATTCACCGCACCTTATTGAATTTACCGAAAGGATTAAAGTAAACGGGCAGAATGCCGAACCTGATTTTGTTTATGATTTCATTCAGAAGCTGAGAGACTTGCCGGCAGACATTCGCCCATCATTTTTTGAATTTACCACTGTGATGGCGTTTGAATATTTTCACAGACTAAATGTCGATGTGGCAATTATTGAAGTTGGTTTAGGTGGAAGGCTTGATGCTACCAATATCATTAAACCAATGGTTTCTGCGATAACAAATGTTGCGCAGGATCACCAGAATATTCTTGGTGACACCGTCGAAGAAATTGCTATACAAAAAGCGGGAATCGTAAAGCCGAATATACCAATAATTTCTGGCGACGAGAACGAAGCAACCAAGAATATCATTCACGATAAAGCAGTTGAAAATAATGCGCCGTTCATTGATGCCACGGAAATCAAAACTGATTTGGTAACTGACCTGAAAGGCGTTTATCAGAAAAAGAATATCCGCGTTGTGCTTGCTCTAATTTCAGAACTTCAGAAATCAGGATTTAATATCAGCGAGGAACAGGTACAAAAAGGGCTTTCAAATGTTCATAAAAACACCAATTTCCTTGGCCGCTGGTTCGAGTTTTCGCAGGATCCGCTCACCATTTGCGATACAGGGCATAATAAAGCAGGGCTTGAGCAGGTATTCAGCCAATTAAATTCTGTAGATAAATTTAAGCATATCATTTTAGGTTTTGTAAAAGACAAGAAAATTGACGAGGTTTTGGAAATGCTTCCGGGAAATGCCACCTATTATTTTGTAAAACCAGAAATAAAACGTGGCCGTCACCCGAATGATTACGAACATCAGCTAAAGAAATCCGGAATTTCTTATAAAATTTTTGATGACGTACAAAGCGGATATCTTTCTGCAAAACAGGATGTTAAAAATGGGGAAATGATTTTTATTGGTGGAAGTAACTTTGTAGTGGGAGATTTTTTAGAAAAAAATTTGCAGAAATAA
- a CDS encoding ferric siderophore ABC transporter substrate-binding protein: MSYTISHNEKNDRRKSAIITLLISLLVLLALYFYKFSRLIPKEEPVTTMLINFGDHQNGAGFEEPANQDGSQESSAEVTVEEPQPQPEPKPIVQEKIITGTSKLAAAPKVENVEKKPTPAAKVTPVKANTAKTVTNTKTSTTPTKRQGDSKGTAAVGNLIRGRGKAAGSQGTMGTTGNAGDPLGSDGNGDSRIGVDRKLIGFIPGTMGRGGAQPSHNCSASGMITISYTVDKAGNVISARRSGGISDACVASTSVAWVKQYVKAERANTSSTGTYRITF; the protein is encoded by the coding sequence ATGAGCTATACCATCAGCCATAACGAGAAAAACGACCGCAGGAAAAGTGCCATCATCACTCTTCTTATTTCGCTTTTGGTTTTACTTGCGCTTTATTTTTACAAATTTTCAAGGCTCATTCCCAAAGAGGAGCCGGTGACAACAATGCTCATCAATTTTGGCGACCATCAAAACGGGGCCGGCTTCGAAGAACCGGCAAATCAGGACGGTTCACAGGAATCCTCGGCAGAAGTAACTGTTGAGGAACCGCAGCCGCAACCGGAGCCAAAACCAATTGTTCAGGAGAAAATAATTACCGGCACCAGCAAGTTGGCCGCTGCACCAAAAGTGGAAAACGTGGAAAAAAAACCTACGCCTGCGGCGAAAGTTACACCAGTTAAAGCAAACACTGCCAAAACCGTTACCAACACAAAAACTTCTACAACCCCAACTAAGAGACAGGGCGATTCCAAAGGTACGGCCGCAGTCGGTAACCTAATTCGCGGCCGCGGAAAGGCCGCGGGCTCGCAAGGTACGATGGGAACCACCGGAAACGCTGGAGACCCTCTGGGCAGCGATGGAAACGGCGACAGCAGAATTGGTGTAGACCGAAAACTTATCGGTTTTATTCCCGGCACGATGGGAAGGGGCGGTGCGCAACCTTCGCATAACTGTTCGGCTTCCGGCATGATTACGATTTCTTACACCGTAGATAAAGCCGGGAACGTAATTTCCGCAAGACGGAGCGGGGGAATTTCTGATGCGTGCGTAGCCTCAACTTCCGTTGCGTGGGTGAAGCAATATGTAAAAGCGGAGCGGGCTAATACCTCGTCTACAGGAACCTACAGAATTACTTTTTAG
- a CDS encoding ExbD/TolR family protein, with amino-acid sequence MELKRRNRISAEFSMASMTDIIFLLLIFFMITSSAISQSAIEVKLPQAASTNQSAQDPTSVTISTDGKYYIADKAVPKEQLEQHLVNTLQGQQNPTFTIRADENTRHGDVVFVMEIAEKHKFNLAIATVQKD; translated from the coding sequence ATGGAACTGAAACGCAGAAACCGCATCAGCGCGGAATTCAGTATGGCATCAATGACGGATATTATTTTTCTGTTGTTGATATTTTTCATGATTACCAGTTCCGCCATCAGCCAGAGCGCGATTGAGGTAAAACTGCCCCAGGCCGCCTCCACAAACCAAAGTGCCCAGGATCCTACCTCTGTAACCATCAGTACGGACGGGAAATATTATATCGCAGACAAAGCTGTGCCAAAAGAACAGTTGGAACAGCATTTGGTGAATACGCTTCAGGGTCAGCAAAATCCAACCTTTACAATTCGTGCCGATGAAAACACCAGGCACGGCGACGTAGTTTTTGTAATGGAAATTGCTGAAAAACATAAATTTAATTTAGCCATCGCCACAGTACAGAAAGATTAA
- a CDS encoding MotA/TolQ/ExbB proton channel family protein: protein MQDSTTVVSTATNAVQLQPEKQVFSLWEILTSGGIIGNVIMILIFLLGVLALYIFLERYFFLKRAAKETPNFLENIKDFVEEGKIQTAVDYCRTINSPESRMIEKGLARIGRPISDISNAMQNQGQLEVSKFEKNLNILASASGAAPMLGFLGTVIGMIMAFFEISNVTGAVSPKLLASGIYTAMATTAAGLLVGIPAYFFYNFLVTQVDRMVLKIQTHVNEFLDTLNKPL from the coding sequence ATGCAGGACAGCACAACGGTAGTATCTACTGCCACCAATGCCGTACAGTTACAGCCGGAAAAGCAGGTTTTCTCGCTTTGGGAAATCCTAACCAGCGGCGGAATAATTGGTAATGTCATTATGATTCTTATTTTCCTTTTGGGCGTTTTGGCGCTTTATATTTTTCTTGAAAGATATTTTTTCCTGAAAAGAGCAGCCAAAGAAACCCCGAATTTCCTTGAAAATATTAAAGATTTCGTAGAGGAAGGTAAGATCCAGACCGCCGTAGATTACTGCAGAACTATCAATTCTCCGGAATCAAGGATGATTGAAAAAGGCCTGGCAAGGATCGGAAGGCCAATTTCCGACATCTCGAATGCGATGCAAAACCAGGGGCAGCTCGAAGTTTCAAAATTTGAAAAAAATTTAAATATCCTGGCTTCTGCATCCGGAGCAGCCCCGATGTTAGGATTTTTAGGAACTGTAATCGGGATGATTATGGCGTTCTTTGAAATTTCAAATGTTACAGGAGCGGTAAGCCCGAAACTTTTGGCGTCAGGAATTTATACCGCCATGGCAACTACGGCAGCCGGATTGTTGGTGGGTATTCCGGCGTATTTTTTCTACAATTTTCTGGTAACACAGGTAGACAGAATGGTTCTTAAGATTCAAACCCATGTGAATGAATTTTTAGACACCTTAAATAAACCTTTGTAA